ATTGCCCAACATAAAGCTGCTGCCCCGTACAAAAGAAGCGCGCTCAATCTTTTGTTAACACCCCGTAATCAGGACCCAAACATATGAGCAATATCACGGAGAGGATAAAGATTATAAGCTATTTGGACCATTGACCACACAGATCGAGAGACAtaacaccaaaaaaaaaggtgtacAATGGTTTCATCCTCAGCACAAAAACTACACTTCGGACTACCATTCCAGTTCCGCTTTATTAGGTTGTCTTTAGTAAGAGTGACCCCCCGCCGCAagaaccaaaagaaaattttaatttttagaGGAACCTTTAATCTATATAATTGTTTGGTAGATATCGGCGTATCAGCATGGACCAAGGCCTGGTACATTGATTTGACCAAAAATAAACCGCTGGGGTGAAGATTCCAACAAAACTCATTGTGATCAGGAGATAGGTTCACGGTAGAGAGACGAGTCAGGAGATCAGTTCACTCTACCAATTTAGGTCCGACAAGGCTTCTTCTGAAGGACACATTTGGTGGGAAGGAAGCGAGAACCTGAGCCAAGGTATCATGTTTGTTACGAACAATGAAGAataaagaaaggtattgatcTCGAAGGAGACGAACACCAAGCCAAGAATCCTCCCAGAATGTCACTTGAGAGCCATCCTTGATAGATAAATGGTGTTACCGAGCAAAAATTAccgaatttttttgaatttttttacgTGAAATAAAAGGATATGTAGATTTGTGTCATATGTTAGACAGTAACGAGTTGGTATTGCAGCGGCAGCGACGCAGCGTGAGTGCCCGCCAGTTCGCACTGAGAGATGGCCGGTTCAACGTGACATGGTACCCGACCAGTGAGATATGAGAGCTTATACATTAGCGTAGCATTCATAGACTAAATATTCCTTGTagaaaaatttgaattcaaatagtATTTGATTTAAATTGTCACCATTGTCCAGGACATCAAGTATAGTGCTGCAAAGTTTTTTATCTTGAAGTTCATCCTTGTTAATGTTGTTGTAACGAGGCAGCTCATGTTCTTGCAAAATCTGCAGAACATGATGTTGGTACCTGCTGGTTTAATGTGTCACCTGACGAGATCAGGACCAATTATCGATCTATAATGGACAAATTATTTATGAATGAGATGCctattgtttcaaaaaaaaaatcctttgcATGGTAagcaaatgcaaacaagttaACAACAACCCCGAGCCATTTCCATGGCAAGTGAAACCATAGTTTCAGTATACAACCAGGCTAACAGACACAGACAGTGCTGAATACGCAGAACAGGAGAAGCaaccagcagctgcagccgccACCCCAGCTCTAGGCAAGGAAGACGCGTGCGTACGCCGTATATACGCGCAGGGCTATACGATGCGAACGTAAACGCAAGCGGCAAGCAAACGCCGAACCGGGCCACGCCTTGCGTCGGACCCACCTGACAGCCACCGTACGGAGTAGCATGTCCAATTACGTCGGCGATCGGGGCAAACCTGCGAAACAAGTTACTGTAGCGCGAGCAGCATTCGGATTTGACCGAACTTCCATTAGTTCAATCCGGATTTGAGtccgagtcgggggctgcaTCAGCTCATTGCTCCTACACATATGCCGTCTTCGAAATTCGCAGAGCTCCTCCATCCTCTCCACGATCTCCTGCCTCCGATTCCACCTCTCTGTTTGCGCGCCATGGCCGTCCTCCTCAAGCGCCCCGCTGCCGTCCTCAACGGCGACcacgcgacggcgacggcgacggcgacccaGGAATCAGCGAAGGCGACGCGCTGCAAGAGGAGCCGCGTCACCGTCGGCAGCACTGACGACTACGTGGATTCGACCTGCATCGGCGCGGGCGGCTTCGGCGCCGTGTTCCGGGCGCGCcaccgcgtcacgggcaaGATCGTCGCCATCAAGCACCTCAACTCGGAGGGCGCGAacgccggcgagctccttCGGGAGGCTCGCTTCCTCCAGCTCTGCAGCGGGAACCCGTACGTGGTGGGTTTCGAGGGCCTGGCGCGCGACCCAAGAACCGGCAACCTCTGCTTCGTCATGGAGTACGTGGAGGCGCCCAGCCTCAACGACTTCTTCTGGGACACGCGCCACGGCCCGCGGCTGCCGGAGCCCACGGTGCGCGCCTTCATGTGGAAGCTCCTCACGCGGGCCAAGATGATGCACGAGCGCCACGTCGTCCACCGCGACATCAAGCCGGCGAACATCCTCGTCGGGGCAGCAGaacaagaaggcggcggcggggatcgGCTCCTCAAGATGTGCGATCTTGGGCTGGCCATCTCGATGACCGACGCGCCGCCGTACAACCAGGCCGGCACGCTGAACTACATGGCGCCCGAGATGCTCCTCCAGAAGACGGACTACGACGCGATCGTCGACACGTGGTCGCTCGGCTGCGTCATGGCCGAGCTCGTCACCGGCGAGGCGCTGTTCGACGAcgaacaagaagaagacgaagatgacgacgacgagcgcGAGAGTGAGTCGCTAACCCAGCTCCGCAGTATCTTCAGCGTGCTCGGCGTTCCAAGCGAGAAGTCATGGCCCGAATTCACGTCCCTGCCCCTCGCCGGTGAGGCGCTGCGAGCGTTGCCGGCCATGGTCCGTCCGCATCAAAGCAAGCTGCGGGAGATGTTCCCCGAAGAAACTCTGTCCGCGGACGGATTCAAGGTCTTGGAAGGGCTTCTTACGTGCAACCCCGCCAGGCGGCtcacggcggccgccgcgctcaAGCTCCCGTGGTTCGCTCCTCTTCgtcccgccgctgccgctgctgccaaGATCAACGCGCCGGCATTTCCCACAAAGAAGCCGCAGAAGATCAAGATCATCCCGCCAGCGACACCGCAGAAGAAGCCGCCGACGATCAAGATCATCCCGCCAGTGATACCAGAGAAGAAGCCGACGAGGATCAAGATCATCCCGTTCCTGCCAGCCGAGAAGAAGCTGCTGAGGATCAAGATCATCCCGCCAGAGATGCCGGATACAAGAATCTACTGAGCATTTTACTTGCGGCATGGAACGCACAACCGTTGTAAAACTGTAGATGTAACTATCCTTGGATCGATCATGTAGAATGCTACCAAGGTTAATTAATTTCCGTAGCTTCAAGCTGTAAAGGAATTATGTAACATGTTCATGCATTGCTGCAGAATAATTGCCTTTGTTACAGCATCTGTAAAACGTTGTACCATCTCTCACATTGTACTGTCAAATTCTGAGAAGCTTGCCTTTAGATGCTCATATGTATTTTGATTGGGAGAAATGAAGGATAAATTGGAAAACAGAGGATTTACAGTAGTAATTTCGAGTTGAGTTGAGCCTCTTTGCTCTCAGAGTTGTCCCTTTTGGCTTAGTGTGTAAGTGATGTCTATTCTAAAGCTACAAGAATGGTTGATGCCTGCTACAGAGTAATAAACAGTAcctagaaaaatatttttctttaagAGTTATGTATATCGGTCCTCTGAATTTAATTTGCATTGTTCTTGCTTTTGACTGTAAATGCATTGCTATCTATGcctctttatttttatttatttttgacaacTAAGCCCTCTTTATTAAGACTTGGTAACCAGTGTTACATCgtctaaaagaaaagggaTTAGGAAGGGGGGAGGAGAGTGAGACCAGGTGCCAACCGGCAAGAACTTTGCTTGCCGGGCCAACTCATGAGCCACAGAATTGGTATTTCTACTGCAATGCAAGATCTGCACATTACCAAACTCTttcagcaaagcaaagcatTCTTCAAAGATAGCATTAGCCGAACTATAAACCCGCTCTCCCCTGTTGAGCGCCTCCACAACCTCCAGGTTATCACAGTTGACGATTATCTTCCTGCAACCCTGGGAAATCGCGAGCTCCAGGCCTAACTGGACAGCCGAAACTTCAGCGGAAACAACATCCATCACCAGAGGGAGCCTGCCATTAGCAGCAAGAACAAGTTCACCACTGTTATCTCTGATAGCAGCACCAATAGTCCCTCTTAACTCATCCACCGAGAAGCTAGCATCcacatttattttgaaaaaatcaCCAGGTGGTTTCAACCACATCTCCTCTTTCCTGGTAGCACTCGGGTCACTAGCAATCATGGGCTTACTACTTCTTTATGCGTGTTACTgcctgttggggaacgcggtacgctacgctagcacaaaataaaatttctaccgtttccgcccggatcaatgctgtagataatggatcacgagattaccactagacgcgcagacccgtagcggaagtagagtcgatgtagcgcgtcgatgccgagtagtcgaacagcctgctcctcctcgccgatcccacgaacagttcgtccaagcgccgcaggtgcagcgcctccgaggtatccacacgtacagggagaaactccgtgcggcggactgctagatccgatcgcaaggctttgggcgtggaggtgtgacggccgagtctaactcgcgtctggattggtgtaaccctagacgggttggtctcctccacttatatagacgtctctagtgggctcaacacttgaggccccgttaggagtctaagcccgatacaagttggatccgatccaactcggttcccaccccttaagcgtgtgacccttcaggttcgcggtcagtcggacacgactacgagctcggactgcgggcccgagtaacaccttactcatCCACTGGCATCGACTCAAGttgatagttggtagcggcgcctagcagcacatgccaactcccaagtaaccacaaggtatattgacgaaccatacaatgtgtcatatgcaacattccttttgcctcacgatatgtgtgtcgagctcaaggcgagtgcttgtcatccttgtggatagctcgagtctcttctcgatcctgtgatacagattcccgaacgggttaacacttaacccaagtcgcatggccatgctttccgaatctgatcactcgagagggcccagagatatctctccgaacaggaggggcaaatcccatcttgttcaaccatgactcgcagcatgcttctcagcaaacccgaaagctacctttataaccacccagttacggagtagcgtttggcaacccctaagtaggccgattcacatcccaagctcatgtgatgacctcaggtctaggactggcatatacatcgtacctgagactaacaaatgacaatcatttcgttgtgtctcagtgcgggtctgtccgactccacaatctcattgtcgagtccatgctatcagtcggcaacaccttgccctatgacttgtgaaacatagtcatcatactggttcacattgctagtctagattatgtgtccgcataacctcaatgactagggaccattagaacaacatcatagaatacatagtctcacaaacaaatcacgtatttattgatacatatcagtgatgatgttcaaggacaataacaataactcatgaatacataggaaataacatcatcacatgattgcctttagggcatatctccaacactGCCTTACTGGACAGTTCTTCATTATTCAAAAATCGAGATTGTTGCTATCAGTTCAATTCTACCGTGCTGCAATTTATCATGTCATGAAGATCATGCTTTAACTATGTTTTCTAACCTTTTTCTTAATTCTTCTGACATAACTACTTGACAAAATCTTTTCTTAACTCTGTTGTTGCTGTTCAAATGTTCAGGCCATCTCAGACTGAATGATCTTGCAGGGCTCAAGCTTAACCATGAACTGGCATGAACGCAACATTGGTGAAatgaacaacaaaagaaatctTAAGATTGGCCTGATGGCGAATGGCAAAGTAAGGTAATTTTTACGGCCTGGTACTCCGAAGTTAGAGTTGGGAGTACCAAGTAAATCTGGACGTCCATTATAAAGGGTATTTTAGTCATTATCTTTTGCTAATTAATTTATTAGTAATACCCCATCTTAAACTACTCCGGTAATCCTTGTTAATACAACCGTCTCATCCCTCGTCACCATGGATTGAACGACGAAGGTCCTGCTCGGATTTGTTCAAAGCTATAGCTAGGGAGCCTAACTAGATCATATGATTAAGGAATCAAATTAGCTGAATCAATGCATGTTAGAATTCCCACGATTCCCTACAGATCAATCGCATCCACGGGGCAAATAATCCATCAACATATGGGCAATTGAATTGAATTTGTTCACAGTCACGCACGCGGAGCAAGATCGAGATGGCCAACGAATCAACCAGAGCAAACAGGCTGAATCAGCCTAGATTTCTATGGGTGGGTGGCAGCGGCTCCTCCCGCAAAAGGGGCACGCAACGGTTGCCGGTGTTAGGACTTAGGTGACCAGCCACCCCTCCACCCTCTTCCcggtcttcctcctccttgatgCCACTGGAGACGGAGGTCGCGGGCGGCCCtcgaggacggcgacggcggggtgTCTTCTCCGCGCTGCGTGAAGGGCGGCAGGCGATGCGCACCGCCGACGGCGTGGATGGCGGCCAGTCGCGGGATGGTGGCTGCGGGTGGTGCGGTGGCTGGTCGGATCTGGCCCCTGTGCGGGCTTAGTTGCGGCCATATGGCGCCGATCGAGGTGGTGCAGGAGGCGTTGCCGTCGGTCCATCGTCGTGGGCACCGTCGGCACCGTCCTCATGGCAAAGGGCTGATACCTTCCGCGGTGCTGCAGGTCGAGGTCGTGCAGGAGACACCTCCTGCGGCCATGGGTTCGATCTGAGGCCTCGTATGGTGGCCTAGCATGGTGGCTCGGCCCAAGGAGGTCGGAGGAGCGCCGGATTTGTTGCTGGAAGTTGAAGGCATCGTGCTCAGGCAGGTATATGGATTGTTCCTCCTGGCCTGTTGGAAGGCGACGATTGATCTGGAGTCCCGACCCTCGGCAATAGCAACACTGTTTGTTTGCGTTCGTTGGGGTGCTGATTATATCAAGTGCACGTGCTACGCACGGCGTCTCATCTCATGGAGATGCGTCAAGTCATgcctgttgctgctggtccgAAGGTTGTGCGACAGAGGCTAGAAGCGAGGCGGTGGTTGGCTCGTCTTTTAGCATCCTCTGTGTGGTATCCTACTAATGATGTGTCGTTAGGCGATGATGATGGTACATGCAGATGTTTCGGCGTGTATCATATGGTTAGTGGTAGTTTGGTggacattgtttttttttctttttgggtcGACTTTGttcagcttctttgcctagctttgcttggctttaataatatatggctgtgtgcatcagtcgatgcagaggccggggttttctccttttccaaaaaaaaaaggacggTGACCTCGGTACCACAACAATGGCTTCAGCCGTACGACCAGGGTCGGAGAGGTCGGTTCCTGCTCCATCCAGCGCATCCTTCGTCTTctctgccggcggcggccgggtggGTCATGATTTTTATGATTGAAAGCAACGATTCAGTTTTTTTAGGCACAAAAAATACACTGACGAGATTACTACTTTGCCCTCCAAATCAGGGCACTCCATCCGTTTTCAACTCGGTACTCCGTAGGATTAGCAATGGAGTACCAAATCATACGGGCCACTAGATCAGAACAAATGAACGATCTATGTTAAACtcggggtaccgtaaaagagctctaaAGTAATCAGGGGACATCCATTCTGGCTGCACTCGCACAGGCTGTCTGACGAGGGTGTTTGTGGGCTAAAATTCAGTGCTGAAGTTTTAAGAGAAATGGTGCACCATTAACTGCGGTGCAAATGAGATAGTCCCCTAATTTCAGTTAGTTACACACTTTGCATTCTCTGTTCTGTTGTCTGCGACTGACAAAAACTTACATGAGAAGGTTCTCATGAAAAAATGTACTTTGTCCTCCTTTATCTCTATGTCTACCGATGAATCAGACCCATCGTCCATAACTCAAAATGAGAAGACTCTCAGTCTCTGACTCTCAGCTATACCAGGAACGTAACGACCGATAGTTACATGTGGTTACGCCTTCCTTTACCAACAAGGCGTAACACCGCATGGTTTCCATCCATTACGCAAGCAAACAAAGACAGGGGCACTGGGCGTGAAAAACGGAACTCCTTCGGCTGACCCAGCGGGGGACTGCctccccctactatacccgggggAGACATCCCCCGCTGGTTCCCCGGCAAACTGTTTACACTGCAGCGGGGCACCACTGTCACGTGTCAAAAAACAAGCGTTTTTTGCTGTCGCGACAAGGACATTGCATCACCCGCCGGCCTTAGGCGTAACCCTACGTTGTTTCGGTCCTTTTTTCCATCATTCACGCGTGAGGCTCAGACCACCGTGGTTTCTATCAGGTTAGCCTTGGGGGACCGTAACCCCCCGTTGTTTTAGTCCGCCTAGCCTTCGTCGTATCCCGGAGGCTCCGAACACAGGGGTTTCGGTCCATTTTTTCATCATTCACGGTTGAGCCTTTGTTTCCGTCCGCCTAGCCTTCGCCGTACCCTGCAGTTCTGAACATTGCTTAATGCAACAACATAATCAAGCAGAAACTGCTCCTTCTTAGTTATGAAACAGGAGAAACTTTGTGGGTTATATTCACACCCTAATGTAAATTTCAGCATAATATACTCATTTATATATGTGTGGAATCATAAATAATGGACGTTTGTTCAAATTAGTAGGAGACGACATGAGATTACAAAGGTCGGGTATCCTATAGCTAATTTAAGAAGTCTATAGCTGCCAAGCAATGGATTGTAGGCTTTGACCTAGAAGAGGTGAAATACTAAATGCTAAAAGAACAAACATCGGTATTGACTAAATGCAGAACAAAAATCGATATTAACTAAATGCAGAACAAACATGGATTAGCTTAGACAGTTCACGGCATACCATGTTGCTGAATAAAGAGAATTAGATAATTGCATGGAACTTTTATGCCTTTCGCAATTCagtcaattttttaaaattaacTGATATGAATAAATATATTTAGAAAAATAACTGAAAAATAATATATCTAAGTTAACCCTATGAAAGTTGCAAAATACTAGTACAAAGTTGCAGAGGCATAAAAGTCAACTGGAATGGCCCGAACAATGGCAAGTTTAATCTGTTACTACCAACTAGAAGTTTGCGGCCAGACCAGAattatgaagaaaaaaaaaacataatccTAGAATCATCAAGATAAGGAGCAGAACCAAACAATCAATAATACACAGGTTATTCACGGTTCAGAGTTTGTACCTCAATTTCTCGATTTACTATTGCGCTACTTTGCAGATATTCATGCCCTTGCATATCCGCTTAGTATGGCCATCTGAAAATGAGGATGTAGAGAACTGAATGATTGTTCTGTACAATGGCATCCTAAAATCTACTGGAGTACAGTATATCCTTTGTTGCAAAAATTTGTTAACGATGCTGAAATTGTAAGAGTTTCTGTTATGGTCTTGATCTTGGTTCAGTTTTGCTCTAGTTAAAGTGCGGTTCCTCGAAACAAAATCAGGTCCCTTGAGCAAAAGCTGaaaatcatactccctccgtttcaaagtaactgacgtggatttatataaaaatctatacaaattcacgttacttattttgggacggagcgagtagcaCAGTTGAGACGAATAAAAAACACAAGCTGGAAATCCTATCATACTCCTGAACATAGAAACTTGAGATGAATCAAAAGCATGTATCCCCCAATCATGTCCTGCCTCATGGCATTCAATTGAATTCAGCCCGAGTTCGACGCAGAAAAAAGCAAGTGCAGCAGCACAAGAGGTGGGTTGATCCCCTACGCAAGACCCGTACGTACGAAACGGCCTCGCAGGTACGAGTCCGATAACCTGCGAAGCAGCACTCGGATTTGACCGAGCTTTCTAGTTCAATCCGTATGCAAGTCCGAGTAGGGGGGCGATTGCTCGTGGATTCACGATCTATATGTGCCGCCCAGAGCTCCTCCATCCCCTCCCTCGAGTTCCACCTCTGTTCGCGCCATGGCAGTCTTCCTCAACAGCGTCCACGCGGCGGCGACCCAAGTATTAGCCATGTCGACGCGCTGGAAGAGGAACCACATCACAATAGGCAGCACCGAGGACTACTACGTGGATTCGACCTGCATCGGCGAGGGCAGCTTCGGCGCCGTGTTCAGGGCGCGCCACCGGGCCACCGGCAGGATCCTCGCCATCAAGCACCTCACCTCCACGGACAAGATCGCCAACGCCGCCGAGCTCCTGCAGGAGGCTCGCTTCCTCCAGGACTGCAGCGGGAACCCATACGTGGTGGGCTTCGAGGGCCTGGCACGCGACCCAAGAACCGGCGACCTCTGCTTCGTCATGGAGTACGTCGAGGCGCCGAGCCTCGACGACTTTCTCAGGGACACGCGGCGCCACGGTCCGCGGCTGCCGGAGCCCACGGTGCGCGCCTTCATGTGGAAGCTTCTGAACGGCGCCAAGATGATGCACGGGCGCCACGTCGTCCACCGCGACATCAAGCCGGCCAACATCCTCGCCGGGGATCGGGTCCTCAAGATGTGCGACCTTGGGCTGGCCATCTCCATGACCGACCCGCCGCCGTACGACCAGGTCGGCACGCTGACCTACATGGCGCCAGAGATGCTACTCCAGAAGAAGGACTACGACGCGCTCGTCGACACGTGGTCGCTCGGCTGCGTCATGGCCGAGCTCGTCACCGGCGAGGCGCTGTTCGACGACGGCGAAGACGACGAAGATGACGACGACGGGTCGCTGTCCCAGCTCTGTAGTATCTTCAGCGTGCTCGACGTCCCAGACGAGACGGCGTGGCCGGAGTTCAAGTCGCTGCCCCTCGCCGGTGAGGCGCTGAGTTTGTTGCCGGCCATGGTCCATCCGCAACACAGCAGGCTGCGGGAGATGTTCCCTGAAGAAACTCTATCCGCGGACGGATTCAAGGTCTTGGAAGGGCTTCTTACCTGCAACCCCAACAAGCGGCTCACCGCGGCTGCCGCGCTCAAACTCACGTGGTTCGCCGCTCTTCGTCCCGCCGATGCCGCTGCTGCCAAGATCAACGCGCTGGCATTGCCCACAAAGAAGCCGCAGAAGATCAAGATCATCCCGCCAGTGATACCGGAGAAGAAGCTGCCGCGGATCAAGATCATCCCATTCCTTCAAGCGATACCGGCCGAGAAGCAGCAGCTGACGATCAGACTGAAAGCACTTTTTTCGGGCTGCCATGTTGCTATGTTTTGGTTACATCCTGGTTGTATTCTCGTATTGTTTTTGTTGGTCAAAATAAATGTTATGGTTACACGTGTGGGTTGTCTATGAAATTGTAAACGGATCTATCCGTTTTTGTTTCCTTCCATCAAAGGAAATTGTGATTGTTGTACAACTCTGTTGTTGGGATCATGCTGTACACAGTTCATTGTCCttaatttgttgtgtttcCTCCTCGTCTTTTCTGATTTTGATCGCTTGATCTAAGTTATTGCTAAGCTAGGATCGATGGACCAAAGCCCCAGGTCACACACAGGCTAGGGACAAGTAAATTATTGTGTGATTTGAGAACAATCTCAAAACTACCCATTTTACAACTCTGCTAACATCTACAGCTGATCTATACAGTACACCCCATTGTGTGTCAACTGTCAACAAATCTGTATCTATCAAATGTAACAAATGTATAGCACTGTCGATATTTCAAATGTTTCAAGAATCTGTCCATCCCTCGGGAAGCCTCCACCGGCGGTGCCAGTAGATCGATACCCGGGGCCAGAGTGGGAACATGAAGCTGTAGTCTGCAGCCTCATCGGGCAGCCCACCTACAGTCAATGGCAGCCACACGTACCGCGAGTCTCTCAGCTCGGAAGGGTTCCACCGGTCAGCCATGAAGATGAATGAACCTCTTAGGCCTGGAAGTGGCACCACAAATGTGCTCTGGGAGAAGAATGTCGTCGATCTGAATATGTCATTCCCTCCCACACAGGGATTCCCCAGCGTCTCCCAGGGTCCCATGATCGACGTGGCGGCATGAGCCAGTGCAGTGTTCGGTGCCCAGCTTGTGCAACCTGAGGTTATCATGTAGTAGACGCCCTCGAACTTGAAGAGAGCAGGAGCTTCTCGATGCTGTGCGATGAGGAAACTCCTCATGTCATTGGTCACATCAAGGTAGTCATCGGTTAACTCCCCGATGTGGAGCTCGCTGTTGTCTTCAGAAGAGTATATGAGGTAGGCCTTCCCATTGTCATCCTTGAATATAGTCATGTCTCTGCTTTCGCAATCGTGTGGGCGCTTGCTGTAGAGGTAAGAGAACGGGCCTGTGGGAGAGTTGCTAACAGCCACGCCAACTGATGCTTTGGTGTAATTGGTATCATCTATGTGCATCCACATCACGTATTTGCTGGTCTGATCGTTGTAGATCACCTTTGGCCTCTCCAGGACATTGGATTTGTAGAGGTCATGTGTCACATTCTTTACCTCACCACGGAGGACAACTCCTTCATTTTTCCATGCCCATAGGTCCTTTGAAGAATAACAACTCACACCAACAATGTCAACCTAGAAAAAGAGATTGTATTGGTTAGAATGACAATATGGACATATCAAAATTCTGCAAAATACGTTTAAGAGTATATAACAAGAATCTTCCCAAAAAAACAGTTATATAGCGAGACACAGAAAATAGCATAATAAGTTAACCTGCTGAATATCAATAGCTTTTGTATTTCAGAAGCAAGATACATATGTATGCCCACATAACAGACAAGTAAAGATCTGCCCAGGATTTCTTACTGAAAAATGCCTCAAACCACATCAGAACCAGGCCCTTCTCCATTTTTAAAAACCAGTGTCATATTTTCTATCAAGTCGATTAACTGATAATATTAGATGCTATGGCAGTATTGCAGTCACCTTGggttaaataaaaaataattataatcatGGTAGAATTTCTAAACATTACTTTCTAACTTAGTGAAAAACCTTCCATGTGCTTTGCTTCTCCCATGTCTACGGCAGAAAACTCGGAAGCAGGAGCTGTATATGGTTGAATTTTCATTTGGTTTTACCTACTACATAGACTTCCATATAAGTCTGCTAATACTATGCTGAAAGGACTGTATATCGCAATACTGAAGGTATCCAAACAGAGTAAGTAGGAAAGAAGATAGATAACTCTTTTATGCAAGGAATaacatcaaacaaaaaaagttcaaacaaTAACCACATGATAAATTTGTGGAAACTGCTATGTGTTTTTCATCTCCTATACCGTGTATATATCAAACTACATTAACCTGCCTCCAGATAACCCAGGTAACTACCTTACCTTCCCAAACAGAACATTAGTTCCAACATGTCCAGTAGCAACTTTGCCTCACCGACAGAATCTAAAAGATCAGGAAAATTATATTCATGCATTAGCCCACACTACGCCACAGGTACAGAAATCCTTGCAAGCATATTTAGATAAAATAAGCTTACAACTATATAAGTTTGTTATCTTGATCGGCATGATTCCTGAATCTCACAGAAAGACATGGACCAGTATTACGTGAAAGGGGATCCTTGATGATTTtccatgatttgtttttttacaaaCTGATTACTCTGTTAAGCATACTCTCACTTGTCAGGCTCATGTGCAAGGCTTGCCAAAGAAGGCCGGTCAATTTCGTTTCTATACATAATGTCTGACTAAAGAATGAAGGGCGATGCAAATAAACTCCCATGTTATTCTGACTATATTTAGCTAGTACATTTTTTATTATGGCAATAATGTATGTTTCCAGAT
This is a stretch of genomic DNA from Brachypodium distachyon strain Bd21 chromosome 1, Brachypodium_distachyon_v3.0, whole genome shotgun sequence. It encodes these proteins:
- the LOC100837231 gene encoding putative cyclin-dependent kinase F-2, which translates into the protein MAVLLKRPAAVLNGDHATATATATQESAKATRCKRSRVTVGSTDDYVDSTCIGAGGFGAVFRARHRVTGKIVAIKHLNSEGANAGELLREARFLQLCSGNPYVVGFEGLARDPRTGNLCFVMEYVEAPSLNDFFWDTRHGPRLPEPTVRAFMWKLLTRAKMMHERHVVHRDIKPANILVGAAEQEGGGGDRLLKMCDLGLAISMTDAPPYNQAGTLNYMAPEMLLQKTDYDAIVDTWSLGCVMAELVTGEALFDDEQEEDEDDDDERESESLTQLRSIFSVLGVPSEKSWPEFTSLPLAGEALRALPAMVRPHQSKLREMFPEETLSADGFKVLEGLLTCNPARRLTAAAALKLPWFAPLRPAAAAAAKINAPAFPTKKPQKIKIIPPATPQKKPPTIKIIPPVIPEKKPTRIKIIPFLPAEKKLLRIKIIPPEMPDTRIY
- the LOC100837539 gene encoding putative cyclin-dependent kinase F-2, with product MAVFLNSVHAAATQVLAMSTRWKRNHITIGSTEDYYVDSTCIGEGSFGAVFRARHRATGRILAIKHLTSTDKIANAAELLQEARFLQDCSGNPYVVGFEGLARDPRTGDLCFVMEYVEAPSLDDFLRDTRRHGPRLPEPTVRAFMWKLLNGAKMMHGRHVVHRDIKPANILAGDRVLKMCDLGLAISMTDPPPYDQVGTLTYMAPEMLLQKKDYDALVDTWSLGCVMAELVTGEALFDDGEDDEDDDDGSLSQLCSIFSVLDVPDETAWPEFKSLPLAGEALSLLPAMVHPQHSRLREMFPEETLSADGFKVLEGLLTCNPNKRLTAAAALKLTWFAALRPADAAAAKINALALPTKKPQKIKIIPPVIPEKKLPRIKIIPFLQAIPAEKQQLTIRLKALFSGCHVAMFWLHPGCILVLFLLVKINVMVTRVGCL
- the LOC104581847 gene encoding uncharacterized protein LOC104581847, whose amino-acid sequence is MAMGTRSRHPKSLALRCYAASHRSLTLLVWSLAALVILLNFHLLTTGTHREDLSSRAHEIHRSIVRELEEVEEEMFQVKPARSRRNPRAVRRKGEHSKPHSVVDEFLDESSAVHDMFFPETAMDPVHGGNDSMYFYHPGRVWLDTDGKPIQAHGGGVLYDEKTETYYWYGENKDGKTYKAHTKGADRVDIVGVSCYSSKDLWAWKNEGVVLRGEVKNVTHDLYKSNVLERPKVIYNDQTSKYVMWMHIDDTNYTKASVGVAVSNSPTGPFSYLYSKRPHDCESRDMTIFKDDNGKAYLIYSSEDNSELHIGELTDDYLDVTNDMRSFLIAQHREAPALFKFEGVYYMITSGCTSWAPNTALAHAATSIMGPWETLGNPCVGGNDIFRSTTFFSQSTFVVPLPGLRGSFIFMADRWNPSELRDSRYVWLPLTVGGLPDEAADYSFMFPLWPRVSIYWHRRWRLPEGWTDS